In Centropristis striata isolate RG_2023a ecotype Rhode Island chromosome 1, C.striata_1.0, whole genome shotgun sequence, one DNA window encodes the following:
- the fip1l1b gene encoding pre-mRNA 3'-end-processing factor FIP1 isoform X2, producing the protein MSAEEADKTTTTDASAGDEEEEWLYGDESESKDEDEEAKLNAAVSGIPADASSEDAAPGSADAHATGNGVASEPSAEAGGEDVDSDSDSDDDDDDVRVTIGDIKTGAPQYTPYGAPPVNLNIKTTGSRPYGQASKMKGVDLDAPGNINGVPVLEADMESFEEKPWRKPGADLSDYFNYGFNEDTWKAYCEKQKRLRMGLEVSTVSSVTSKITVQQGRTGNEKDISILPVHTSKPDFTSPVNLYKPAVSQVTSRISPPQWPCPPVQDMSYYTKTSGTIDVIGGGTATISRVEGRRRHNLEGNNIQVIAEQSDAEPTPAKIPTFFPPGPIPPNIPPPPFLPPPPTVNTAPPLIPPPRLPITVPPPGFPPPPSGPPPAIIPTMDGGHPGGYDGRSVPPYPFPQGAYPPPMTGGVPPPWPPMMEPNSKPWEYYSRRDDKRDKERERPRERTHEREREREHSPSAMSYTSDEERYRYREYQERGYGERHRDRSSREKEERHRERRHREKEEGRHKSSRSSSRRRHDSEEGDSHRRHKHKKSKRSKEGKEASEDIGADQENQEAME; encoded by the exons ATGTCTGCGGAGGAAGCGGACAAAACAACCACCACTGATGCCAGCgctggagatgaggaggaggaatggCTGTATGGAG ATGAGTCTGAGAGCAAAGATGAGGACGAGGAAGCCAAACTGAATGCTGCAGTCAG CGGTATACCTGCTGATGCTTCATCAGAAGATGCTGCTCCTGGTTCTGCTGATGCTCACGCTACAGGAAATGGCGTGGCCTCAGAG CCGTCAGCTGAAGCTGGAGGTGAGGATGTTGACAGCGACAGCGACAgtgatgatgacgatgacgaTGTCCGCGTCACCATTGGAGACATTAAAACTGGAGCGCCACAGTACAC ACCTTATGGAGCCCCACCTGTCAATCTCAACATAAAGACAACAGGCTCCAGACCTTATGGACAAG CCTCCAAGATGAAGGGAGTGGATCTGGATGCTCCTGGAAACATTAACGGGGTTCCAGTTCTTGAGGCAGACATGGAGTCCTTTGAAGAGAAACCCTGGAGGaagccag gagcgGATCTGTCAGACTACTTTAACTACGGCTTCAATGAAGACACATGGAAGGCTTACTGTGAAAAACAGAAGAGACTACGTATGGGCCTGGAGGTCTCTACTGTCAGCTCGGTGACAAGCAAGATCACT GTTCAGCAGGGAAGGACCGGCAATGAGAAGGACATATCCATTTTGCCTGTTCACACCTCAAAGCCAGACTTCACATCTCCCGTCAACCTGTACAAGCCCGCTGTCAGTCAGGTCACCAG TAGGATCTCTCCCCCTCAGTGGCCTTGCCCGCCTGTTCAGGACATGTCCTATTATAC GAAGACGAGTGGTACTATAGATGTGATTGGTGGAGGGACGGCCACCATCAGCAGGGTTGAAGGGCGACGCAGACACAATTTAGAAGGCAACAATATCCAG GTGATTGCCGAACAATCGGACGCTGAGCCGACTCCAGCCAAGATTCCCACCTTCTTCCCTCCTGGACCGATTCCTCCGAACATCCCCCcgcctcctttcctccctccaccCCCCACTGTCAACACTGCGCCTCCACTCATCCCCCCACCAA GGTTGCCCATTACTGTCCCTCCTCCTGGTTTTCCTCCTCCACCAAGCGGGCCTCCTCCTGCTATCATCCCTACTATGGACGG TGGCCACCCTGGAGGTTATGATGGACGCTCTGTCCCTCCCTACCCATTCCCTCAAG GTGCATACCCTCCTCCCATGACTGGAGGTGTCCCTCCTCCCTGGCCCCCCATGATGGAACCTAACTCTAAACCCTGGGAGTACTACTCTCGTCGAGACGACAAGAGAGACAAGGAGCGAGAAAGACCACGAGAGAGGACGCATGAGCGGGAGAGAGAGCGGGAGCACAGCCCTTCAGCTATGAGCTACACTAG CGACGAGGAGCGGTATCGTTACCGCGAGTACCAGGAGCGTGGCTATGGAGAGCGGCATCGAGATCGCTCGAGCCGGGAGAAAGaggaaagacacagagagagacggcaccgagagaaagaggagggacGCCACAAGTCCTCCCGCAG CAGTAGCAGGAGGAGGCACGACAGCGAGGAGGGCGACAGCCACCGGAGGCACAAACACAAGAAGAGCAAGAGGAGCAAGGAGGGCAAAGAGGCCAGCGAGGACATCGGCGCAGACCAAGAGAACCAGGAGGCCATGGAGTAG
- the fip1l1b gene encoding pre-mRNA 3'-end-processing factor FIP1 isoform X1 codes for MSAEEADKTTTTDASAGDEEEEWLYGDESESKDEDEEAKLNAAVSGIPADASSEDAAPGSADAHATGNGVASEPSAEAGGEDVDSDSDSDDDDDDVRVTIGDIKTGAPQYTPYGAPPVNLNIKTTGSRPYGQASKMKGVDLDAPGNINGVPVLEADMESFEEKPWRKPGADLSDYFNYGFNEDTWKAYCEKQKRLRMGLEVSTVSSVTSKITVQQGRTGNEKDISILPVHTSKPDFTSPVNLYKPAVSQVTSRISPPQWPCPPVQDMSYYTKTSGTIDVIGGGTATISRVEGRRRHNLEGNNIQVIAEQSDAEPTPAKIPTFFPPGPIPPNIPPPPFLPPPPTVNTAPPLIPPPRLPITVPPPGFPPPPSGPPPAIIPTMDGGHPGGYDGRSVPPYPFPQGAYPPPMTGGVPPPWPPMMEPNSKPWEYYSRRDDKRDKERERPRERTHEREREREHSPSAMSYTSDEERYRYREYQERGYGERHRDRSSREKEERHRERRHREKEEGRHKSSRSSSSRRRHDSEEGDSHRRHKHKKSKRSKEGKEASEDIGADQENQEAME; via the exons ATGTCTGCGGAGGAAGCGGACAAAACAACCACCACTGATGCCAGCgctggagatgaggaggaggaatggCTGTATGGAG ATGAGTCTGAGAGCAAAGATGAGGACGAGGAAGCCAAACTGAATGCTGCAGTCAG CGGTATACCTGCTGATGCTTCATCAGAAGATGCTGCTCCTGGTTCTGCTGATGCTCACGCTACAGGAAATGGCGTGGCCTCAGAG CCGTCAGCTGAAGCTGGAGGTGAGGATGTTGACAGCGACAGCGACAgtgatgatgacgatgacgaTGTCCGCGTCACCATTGGAGACATTAAAACTGGAGCGCCACAGTACAC ACCTTATGGAGCCCCACCTGTCAATCTCAACATAAAGACAACAGGCTCCAGACCTTATGGACAAG CCTCCAAGATGAAGGGAGTGGATCTGGATGCTCCTGGAAACATTAACGGGGTTCCAGTTCTTGAGGCAGACATGGAGTCCTTTGAAGAGAAACCCTGGAGGaagccag gagcgGATCTGTCAGACTACTTTAACTACGGCTTCAATGAAGACACATGGAAGGCTTACTGTGAAAAACAGAAGAGACTACGTATGGGCCTGGAGGTCTCTACTGTCAGCTCGGTGACAAGCAAGATCACT GTTCAGCAGGGAAGGACCGGCAATGAGAAGGACATATCCATTTTGCCTGTTCACACCTCAAAGCCAGACTTCACATCTCCCGTCAACCTGTACAAGCCCGCTGTCAGTCAGGTCACCAG TAGGATCTCTCCCCCTCAGTGGCCTTGCCCGCCTGTTCAGGACATGTCCTATTATAC GAAGACGAGTGGTACTATAGATGTGATTGGTGGAGGGACGGCCACCATCAGCAGGGTTGAAGGGCGACGCAGACACAATTTAGAAGGCAACAATATCCAG GTGATTGCCGAACAATCGGACGCTGAGCCGACTCCAGCCAAGATTCCCACCTTCTTCCCTCCTGGACCGATTCCTCCGAACATCCCCCcgcctcctttcctccctccaccCCCCACTGTCAACACTGCGCCTCCACTCATCCCCCCACCAA GGTTGCCCATTACTGTCCCTCCTCCTGGTTTTCCTCCTCCACCAAGCGGGCCTCCTCCTGCTATCATCCCTACTATGGACGG TGGCCACCCTGGAGGTTATGATGGACGCTCTGTCCCTCCCTACCCATTCCCTCAAG GTGCATACCCTCCTCCCATGACTGGAGGTGTCCCTCCTCCCTGGCCCCCCATGATGGAACCTAACTCTAAACCCTGGGAGTACTACTCTCGTCGAGACGACAAGAGAGACAAGGAGCGAGAAAGACCACGAGAGAGGACGCATGAGCGGGAGAGAGAGCGGGAGCACAGCCCTTCAGCTATGAGCTACACTAG CGACGAGGAGCGGTATCGTTACCGCGAGTACCAGGAGCGTGGCTATGGAGAGCGGCATCGAGATCGCTCGAGCCGGGAGAAAGaggaaagacacagagagagacggcaccgagagaaagaggagggacGCCACAAGTCCTCCCGCAG CAGCAGTAGCAGGAGGAGGCACGACAGCGAGGAGGGCGACAGCCACCGGAGGCACAAACACAAGAAGAGCAAGAGGAGCAAGGAGGGCAAAGAGGCCAGCGAGGACATCGGCGCAGACCAAGAGAACCAGGAGGCCATGGAGTAG